The DNA region CAGTCGTTGTAGAGCTGGTACAGCAGCAAATAGACCACGACGCCCGATACCGAGACATACATCCACAGCGGCCATGTCCAGCGCGCCCATGCGCGATGGCGCGTGTCGATGCGCCGCAAGCCAAATCCGACCGTGGTCAGGATC from Candidatus Anoxymicrobium japonicum includes:
- a CDS encoding DUF420 domain-containing protein, whose protein sequence is ILTTVGFGLRRIDTRHRAWARWTWPLWMYVSVSGVVVYLLLYQLYND